From the Mangifera indica cultivar Alphonso chromosome 10, CATAS_Mindica_2.1, whole genome shotgun sequence genome, one window contains:
- the LOC123227916 gene encoding probable magnesium transporter NIPA6 isoform X1 gives MGLPDNSMGLILAVASSAFIGSSFILKKKGLKRAGASGTRAGIGGYSYLLEPLWWAGMVTMIVGEVVNFIAYVYAPAVLVTPLGALSIIISAVLAHFMLEERLQKMGVLGCVTCIFGSVVIVIHAPQEHAPSSIQEIWTLATQPAFLIYVAATLLIVLALVLYFEPRYGQTNILVYLGICSLMGALTVVSIKAIGIAIKLTLDGINQIAYLQTWFFLTVAAICVITQLNYLNKALDTFNAAIVSPVYYVMFTTLAIIASAIMFKDWSGQDVSSIASEICGFITVVSGTIILHATREQEPATPPAGTVTWSVSGDSVKSAENEHLITIHSSDYYVQ, from the exons ATGGGGCTGCCGGACAATTCGATGGGCTTGATTTTGGCCGTCGCGTCGAGCGCGTTTATAGGTTCGAGTTTCATTTTGAAGAAGAAAGGACTGAAACGTGCTGGAGCGTCTGGCACACGAGCAG GAATTGGAGGTTACTCCTACTTATTAGAACCACTGTGGTGGGCAGGCATGGTGACAA TGATTGTTGGAGAGGTTGTAAATTTTATTGCTTATGTTTATGCCCCTGCCGTTCTGGTCACCCCACTTGGTGctttaagtataattatcaG TGCTGTATTAGCACACTTCATGTTGGAGGAACGGCTGCAAAAAATGGGTGTTCTAGGATGTGTCACATGCATTTTTGGGTCAGTGGTGATTGTAATTCATGCACCTCAAGAGCATGCTCCAAGTTCTATACAAGAAATCTGGACTCTGGCAACACAACCAg CTTTTCTGATTTATGTGGCTGCAACACTTTTAATAGTGTTAGCTCTTGTGCTGTACTTTGAACCTCGCTATGGGCAGACAAACATATTGGTCTACTTGGGAATATGTTCTTTAATGGGTGCACTTACg GTTGTGAGCATAAAAGCCATTGGAATTGCAATAAAACTTACACTAGATGGAATAAATCAAATTGCTTATCTTCAAACTTGGTTTTTTCTCACGGTAGCAGCAATCTGTGTCATTACACAGTTGAACTATTTGAATAAG GCCTTGGATACATTCAATGCGGCAATTGTTTCTCCAGTATATTATGTGATGTTCACAACTCTGGCAATTATTGCAAGTGCAATAATGTTCAAG GATTGGTCTGGTCAGGATGTGAGCAGCATTGCCTCTGAGATATGTGGTTTCATTACTGTGGTTTCAGGAACAATCATACTTCATGCAACAAGAGAACAGGAACCGGCTACTCCTCCAG CAGGAACTGTAACATGGTCTGTCAGTGGTGACTCAGTAAAGAGTGCTGAAAATGAACACTTAATTACTATACACAGTTCAGATTACTACGTGCAATGA
- the LOC123227916 gene encoding probable magnesium transporter NIPA6 isoform X2, whose protein sequence is MGLPDNSMGLILAVASSAFIGSSFILKKKGLKRAGASGTRAGIGGYSYLLEPLWWAGMVTMIVGEVVNFIAYVYAPAVLVTPLGALSIIISAVLAHFMLEERLQKMGVLGCVTCIFGSVVIVIHAPQEHAPSSIQEIWTLATQPAFLIYVAATLLIVLALVLYFEPRYGQTNILVYLGICSLMGALTVVSIKAIGIAIKLTLDGINQIAYLQTWFFLTVAAICVITQLNYLNKALDTFNAAIVSPVYYVMFTTLAIIASAIMFKDWSGQDVSSIASEICGFITVVSGTIILHATREQEPATPPGTVTWSVSGDSVKSAENEHLITIHSSDYYVQ, encoded by the exons ATGGGGCTGCCGGACAATTCGATGGGCTTGATTTTGGCCGTCGCGTCGAGCGCGTTTATAGGTTCGAGTTTCATTTTGAAGAAGAAAGGACTGAAACGTGCTGGAGCGTCTGGCACACGAGCAG GAATTGGAGGTTACTCCTACTTATTAGAACCACTGTGGTGGGCAGGCATGGTGACAA TGATTGTTGGAGAGGTTGTAAATTTTATTGCTTATGTTTATGCCCCTGCCGTTCTGGTCACCCCACTTGGTGctttaagtataattatcaG TGCTGTATTAGCACACTTCATGTTGGAGGAACGGCTGCAAAAAATGGGTGTTCTAGGATGTGTCACATGCATTTTTGGGTCAGTGGTGATTGTAATTCATGCACCTCAAGAGCATGCTCCAAGTTCTATACAAGAAATCTGGACTCTGGCAACACAACCAg CTTTTCTGATTTATGTGGCTGCAACACTTTTAATAGTGTTAGCTCTTGTGCTGTACTTTGAACCTCGCTATGGGCAGACAAACATATTGGTCTACTTGGGAATATGTTCTTTAATGGGTGCACTTACg GTTGTGAGCATAAAAGCCATTGGAATTGCAATAAAACTTACACTAGATGGAATAAATCAAATTGCTTATCTTCAAACTTGGTTTTTTCTCACGGTAGCAGCAATCTGTGTCATTACACAGTTGAACTATTTGAATAAG GCCTTGGATACATTCAATGCGGCAATTGTTTCTCCAGTATATTATGTGATGTTCACAACTCTGGCAATTATTGCAAGTGCAATAATGTTCAAG GATTGGTCTGGTCAGGATGTGAGCAGCATTGCCTCTGAGATATGTGGTTTCATTACTGTGGTTTCAGGAACAATCATACTTCATGCAACAAGAGAACAGGAACCGGCTACTCCTCCAG GAACTGTAACATGGTCTGTCAGTGGTGACTCAGTAAAGAGTGCTGAAAATGAACACTTAATTACTATACACAGTTCAGATTACTACGTGCAATGA
- the LOC123227916 gene encoding probable magnesium transporter NIPA6 isoform X3, with protein sequence MGLPDNSMGLILAVASSAFIGSSFILKKKGLKRAGASGTRAGIGGYSYLLEPLWWAGMVTMIVGEVVNFIAYVYAPAVLVTPLGALSIIISAVLAHFMLEERLQKMGVLGCVTCIFGSVVIVIHAPQEHAPSSIQEIWTLATQPAFLIYVAATLLIVLALVLYFEPRYGQTNILVYLGICSLMGALTVVSIKAIGIAIKLTLDGINQIAYLQTWFFLTVAAICVITQLNYLNKVH encoded by the exons ATGGGGCTGCCGGACAATTCGATGGGCTTGATTTTGGCCGTCGCGTCGAGCGCGTTTATAGGTTCGAGTTTCATTTTGAAGAAGAAAGGACTGAAACGTGCTGGAGCGTCTGGCACACGAGCAG GAATTGGAGGTTACTCCTACTTATTAGAACCACTGTGGTGGGCAGGCATGGTGACAA TGATTGTTGGAGAGGTTGTAAATTTTATTGCTTATGTTTATGCCCCTGCCGTTCTGGTCACCCCACTTGGTGctttaagtataattatcaG TGCTGTATTAGCACACTTCATGTTGGAGGAACGGCTGCAAAAAATGGGTGTTCTAGGATGTGTCACATGCATTTTTGGGTCAGTGGTGATTGTAATTCATGCACCTCAAGAGCATGCTCCAAGTTCTATACAAGAAATCTGGACTCTGGCAACACAACCAg CTTTTCTGATTTATGTGGCTGCAACACTTTTAATAGTGTTAGCTCTTGTGCTGTACTTTGAACCTCGCTATGGGCAGACAAACATATTGGTCTACTTGGGAATATGTTCTTTAATGGGTGCACTTACg GTTGTGAGCATAAAAGCCATTGGAATTGCAATAAAACTTACACTAGATGGAATAAATCAAATTGCTTATCTTCAAACTTGGTTTTTTCTCACGGTAGCAGCAATCTGTGTCATTACACAGTTGAACTATTTGAATAAG GTTCACTGA
- the LOC123227799 gene encoding eukaryotic translation initiation factor 4B3-like, producing the protein MAVTLSTPWFKPGAWAIDVEEHEAELQQQKQEHDTNNEINDFPSLVVAAATKTKKKKGQTLSLADEDSSGSRWASSRVSIRIENLSRHHVPTRSIIGQQRTSLRPAQGVGVSLIRSHPRLMTVTAGFRTGLKLGTDSVSTVVSRGRPRSVPLNEGGANVVKPKGVNRFGEARPREQALSEKGMDPKEIDGKLEVMRIKEEKADMPSFGRRGFGNGRGGFGESRSWRKNDS; encoded by the exons ATGGCGGTAACCTTGTCTACTCCGTGGTTCAAGCCCGGCGCATGGGCTATAGATGTCGAGGAACACGAGGCTGAACTTCAACAGCAAAAGCAAGAACATGACACCAATAATGAAATCAACGATTTCCCATCCCTAGTCGTAGCTGCCGCCACCAAAACCAAGAAGAAAAAGGGCCAGACTCTCTCCTTAGCCGA TGAAGATTCTTCCGGCTCTCGTTGGGCCTCTTCTAGGGTTTCTATTCGAATAGAGAATCTCAGCCGTCATCACGTGCCGACGAGATCGATAATTGGGCAGCAGCGAACAAGTCTGCGCCCAGCACAAGGAGTGGGGGTTTCTTTGATTCGCAGTCATCCAAGGCTGATGACAGTGACAGCTGGGTTTCGAACAGGACTGAAACTCGGAACCGATTCAGTTTCAACAGTGGTGTCGAGAGGAAGA CCACGTTCGGTGCCTTTGAATGAAGGGGGTGCGAATGTAGTGAAACCTAAGGGAGTGAATCGGTTTGGCGAGGCAAGGCCAAGAGAGCAGGCGTTGTCGGAGAAAGGGATGGATCCCAAAGAAATTGACGGAAAGCTTGAGGTGATGAGGATTAAAGAGGAGAAGGCTGATATGCCCTCGTTTGGGAGGAGGGGATTTGGTAATGGGCGCGGTGGGTTTGGTGAGAGCAGAAGTTGGAGGAAGAATGACTCTTGA